A region of Fibrobacter succinogenes subsp. succinogenes S85 DNA encodes the following proteins:
- a CDS encoding PD40 domain-containing protein, giving the protein MNKIKLLFVFVAMALAAPAFAAIDTIAVDVGISVFQTMPIGVVPFEEEGTIKWTNEAPHLILTRDANLSGRFEAVNSDKFDLVLFSKKRARQYVTGTATKLSNGKIKLDCYLYAAETKDVLLGESYTVKPYDVRQAVHSFFDKVVYRLFGERGVASTKLAYVSKIDGVKQVVISDYDGFSRRQITRDSSINMMPVWQKGNKGLVYVNFRKQRPNLYAITFGGKETPLFTQFKQTFSPAVNPKTGELLFSVTEGAKTELYRGDMKTGSAQKFLHLKSNQVSPSWSPFASEVLFTSDRGGSPQVYAVGKDGTDVRRITYMGHYNERASWSPEGDRIVYTSMDDGKMNIYTCALDGTDIIQLTSNAGNNEHPTWSPDGKLIAFASDRGGNYQIYIMRKDGSGVTRITNGSENTSPTWSWFFDEKKVK; this is encoded by the coding sequence ATGAATAAAATAAAATTGCTTTTTGTGTTTGTTGCGATGGCGCTTGCGGCGCCTGCTTTTGCGGCAATTGATACGATTGCTGTGGATGTGGGTATTTCGGTATTCCAGACGATGCCGATTGGCGTTGTGCCTTTTGAAGAAGAAGGAACTATCAAGTGGACAAACGAAGCTCCGCATCTGATTTTGACGCGCGATGCCAATCTCTCCGGGCGTTTTGAAGCCGTGAATTCGGACAAGTTTGACTTGGTGCTTTTTAGCAAGAAGCGCGCTCGCCAGTATGTGACCGGTACAGCGACCAAGCTCTCGAACGGGAAAATCAAGCTCGATTGCTATCTGTATGCCGCCGAAACGAAGGACGTGTTGCTTGGCGAAAGCTATACCGTGAAGCCTTATGACGTGCGTCAGGCGGTGCATTCGTTCTTTGACAAGGTCGTTTATCGCTTGTTCGGGGAACGCGGTGTTGCATCGACAAAGCTTGCTTATGTCTCGAAAATTGATGGCGTGAAGCAGGTCGTGATTTCGGATTACGATGGTTTTTCTCGTCGCCAGATTACGCGTGATTCTTCAATCAATATGATGCCGGTTTGGCAGAAGGGCAACAAGGGCCTTGTGTATGTGAACTTCCGCAAGCAACGCCCGAACCTTTACGCCATCACATTTGGCGGCAAGGAAACCCCGCTCTTTACGCAGTTCAAGCAGACGTTTAGCCCGGCAGTAAACCCGAAGACCGGAGAACTTCTTTTCTCAGTGACGGAAGGCGCAAAGACGGAACTATATCGCGGCGATATGAAGACGGGTTCTGCGCAGAAGTTCTTGCACTTGAAATCGAATCAGGTAAGCCCTTCTTGGAGCCCGTTTGCAAGCGAAGTGCTCTTTACGAGTGATCGTGGTGGCTCTCCGCAAGTGTATGCGGTAGGGAAGGACGGCACGGACGTGCGCCGTATTACGTACATGGGCCATTACAATGAACGCGCAAGCTGGTCTCCGGAAGGGGATCGCATTGTCTACACATCGATGGACGATGGCAAGATGAACATTTATACTTGTGCTCTTGATGGTACGGATATTATCCAGCTGACCTCGAACGCAGGGAATAACGAACACCCGACTTGGTCGCCCGATGGCAAGCTGATTGCATTTGCCAGTGACCGCGGCGGTAATTATCAAATTTATATTATGCGTAAAGATGGGAGCGGCGTGACTCGCATTACGAATGGTAGCGAAAATACTTCGCCGACTTGGTCCTGGTTCTTTGACGAGAAAAAAGTTAAATAG
- a CDS encoding energy transducer TonB: MERNRDHIQYFETENDGSLFKIIVCAVVFHLAVVGTLIALNNIDLSKPAEEIPVFEMVQVDEPVKAPAAKTALPEPEPQQAPKVEPPPPQPPEPVPETTPEPEPAPEPTPVKTLEPEAPQVPEEPAPEVKPDTPEPVPVPEPKAEEKKPEEKVEKPKPVEKPVEKPVEKVAKKTVEKKKVEKKPAKKPKDDDFDIDDLNLQKSFEMPSLKAVNPIDMDPLMQVFLERAKAKIMSNFNPPNGLTIDRDAKTMVQFTVERSGAITSVFLKRSSSNSAWDHLSMRAVKISKLPELPPTYKGSSLVLQFNFTPN, from the coding sequence ATGGAAAGAAATAGGGACCATATCCAATATTTCGAGACGGAAAACGATGGATCTTTGTTCAAGATCATCGTGTGTGCTGTCGTGTTTCATTTGGCGGTTGTCGGGACTTTGATCGCTCTCAACAACATTGATTTGAGCAAGCCTGCCGAAGAAATTCCCGTGTTCGAGATGGTGCAAGTCGATGAACCGGTAAAAGCTCCTGCGGCTAAGACTGCTTTGCCGGAGCCTGAACCGCAGCAAGCGCCGAAGGTGGAACCTCCGCCTCCGCAACCGCCCGAGCCTGTGCCTGAAACGACTCCGGAACCGGAGCCCGCTCCAGAGCCGACTCCTGTAAAAACGCTAGAGCCGGAAGCTCCGCAAGTTCCTGAAGAGCCCGCTCCCGAAGTGAAGCCGGATACTCCGGAACCTGTGCCTGTGCCGGAACCCAAGGCCGAAGAAAAGAAGCCGGAAGAAAAGGTCGAAAAACCGAAGCCCGTCGAGAAGCCTGTTGAAAAGCCGGTAGAAAAAGTCGCAAAGAAAACGGTTGAAAAGAAGAAGGTTGAAAAGAAACCTGCGAAAAAGCCGAAGGATGACGACTTTGATATCGATGACTTGAATTTGCAGAAGTCGTTTGAAATGCCGAGCCTCAAGGCGGTGAATCCGATTGATATGGACCCGCTGATGCAGGTTTTCCTGGAACGCGCGAAGGCGAAAATCATGAGCAATTTCAATCCGCCAAATGGACTGACGATTGATCGTGATGCAAAGACGATGGTGCAGTTTACAGTTGAACGCTCGGGTGCGATAACTAGTGTGTTCCTCAAGCGTTCTTCGTCGAACAGTGCATGGGACCATTTGTCGATGCGAGCGGTGAAGATTTCGAAGTTGCCGGAACTCCCGCCGACGTACAAGGGATCAAGTCTTGTGTTGCAGTTTAACTTTACGCCGAATTAG
- a CDS encoding ExbD/TolR family protein, with translation MKRSRRKDLKQELNLTNMIDIVFAILIVFILCAPLMSQGVKVNLPQVKAPTMEQQKLLKVSITKNLEIFIADMQVDMESFESIFKSLWNGEMAVVINSDEAVSYGFVMKVVTQVQKLGVTKLGFLTMTPKDELVNGKK, from the coding sequence GTGAAACGCAGCCGCCGTAAGGACTTAAAGCAGGAACTCAACCTCACGAACATGATTGACATCGTGTTCGCCATCTTGATTGTGTTTATTTTGTGCGCACCGTTGATGAGCCAAGGCGTAAAGGTCAATCTCCCGCAGGTCAAGGCTCCGACGATGGAACAGCAGAAACTTTTGAAAGTTTCCATCACCAAGAATCTCGAAATTTTCATTGCCGATATGCAGGTGGACATGGAAAGTTTCGAGAGCATTTTCAAGTCGCTGTGGAACGGCGAAATGGCTGTGGTCATCAATTCGGACGAAGCTGTAAGTTACGGCTTTGTGATGAAGGTTGTGACGCAGGTACAAAAGCTCGGTGTAACGAAGCTCGGTTTCTTGACAATGACTCCAAAAGACGAACTGGTAAATGGAAAGAAATAG
- a CDS encoding MotA/TolQ/ExbB proton channel family protein has translation MNNTVPVLQMITQSDIVTMIILGILAFMSLGSWGIIIVKFFKHKSNLRANAKFFKEFCKLKHFSELQKLCTVSNDSALRLLSVEVLNEVSKFKGKVTYESIQHRSSLLEDAIQRSIEGIRMGEDRYLTFLATSSNLAPFFGLLGTVWGIMIAFFQIGHHGSADLTVVAPGIAMALITTVAGLLVAIPASAGYNYFTSKNGSNETSYYNFGSQVLSLFKRGDMLAVEGVAEEEA, from the coding sequence TTGAACAATACAGTACCTGTCCTGCAAATGATTACGCAGTCCGATATTGTGACCATGATTATTCTCGGGATTCTCGCTTTTATGTCGCTGGGTTCCTGGGGCATCATCATCGTGAAATTCTTTAAGCATAAATCAAATTTGCGTGCCAATGCCAAGTTCTTTAAGGAATTTTGCAAGCTCAAGCATTTCTCTGAACTCCAAAAACTTTGCACGGTTTCGAACGATAGTGCGCTCCGTCTGCTGAGCGTCGAAGTCTTGAACGAAGTGTCCAAGTTTAAGGGTAAAGTAACTTACGAATCCATTCAGCACCGCTCCTCCCTGCTTGAAGACGCTATCCAGCGTTCAATTGAAGGCATCCGCATGGGCGAGGACCGCTATTTGACTTTCCTTGCCACAAGTTCTAACCTCGCGCCGTTCTTTGGCTTGTTGGGTACGGTTTGGGGCATCATGATTGCGTTCTTCCAGATTGGTCATCATGGCTCTGCGGACTTGACGGTTGTTGCTCCGGGTATTGCCATGGCTCTTATCACTACGGTGGCGGGCCTTTTGGTGGCTATCCCTGCCTCTGCCGGGTACAATTACTTTACCTCGAAGAATGGTTCTAACGAAACTTCTTATTACAACTTTGGATCGCAAGTTTTGAGCTTGTTCAAGAGAGGTGACATGCTCGCTGTTGAAGGAGTTGCCGAGGAGGAAGCGTGA
- a CDS encoding LPP20 family lipoprotein, with the protein MKKLIACLALAALFAGCSSNPPQTPQEKSASLLVEMQMQKKNYLKQHIPAGIGIGESANEQLAYEKADQNARVDLAKSIDAQTKALIKNFKEEVSDEIAEHFQSTSKTAVDQRLNGATLNDVKVETTADGKFKVYGVMTLDSDLVSEYIKMLEQQEKKEEAEKIRAAAEKAYAELDEMD; encoded by the coding sequence ATGAAAAAACTCATCGCATGCTTAGCTCTTGCAGCTCTTTTCGCAGGTTGCTCCAGCAATCCGCCGCAGACTCCGCAAGAAAAGTCTGCAAGCCTTCTCGTCGAAATGCAGATGCAGAAGAAGAACTACCTCAAGCAGCACATTCCGGCAGGTATCGGTATTGGCGAATCTGCTAACGAACAGCTCGCTTACGAAAAGGCCGACCAGAACGCTCGCGTAGACCTCGCCAAGTCTATCGACGCTCAGACCAAGGCTCTTATCAAGAACTTCAAGGAAGAAGTTAGCGATGAAATTGCCGAACACTTCCAGAGCACGTCCAAGACCGCAGTGGACCAGCGCCTCAATGGTGCAACGCTCAACGACGTCAAGGTCGAAACCACTGCTGATGGCAAGTTCAAGGTCTACGGCGTGATGACGCTCGACTCTGACCTCGTCTCTGAATACATCAAGATGCTCGAACAGCAGGAAAAGAAAGAAGAAGCTGAAAAGATTCGCGCCGCTGCTGAAAAGGCATACGCTGAACTTGATGAAATGGACTAA
- a CDS encoding bifunctional folylpolyglutamate synthase/dihydrofolate synthase codes for MIQNGLEYLNSRLIFGMMPGLASTRKLCEALGNPQKKFKTIHVVGTNGKGSTSYYLSGVLQAHGLKTGLYTSPHLVSMRERIRVNDLPIDDESLDRLIMQVKAAAEETQVEPTFFEVLTIVAFLYYAEQNIDVAVLEAGMGGRLDSTAVADGELIVLTSIGLEHTEVLGSTESAILKEKMGVAGSAQSILSNGRSKTFVLGGLNDALIAEAKVFAASHGCSCVVPEIRNDIELPNLGQHYIENASLSLKAAELFLNKFDDSLALKTLTTRSWAGRMQKLIDANGVTKFILDGAHNSHAVRRLVETLDKYYPNQKFHCVFGALRDKDVGEMLKLMAPHVSAWHITRTPYPRFRELEDLQGELEKLGLNVASAGEFSREYLNEVCASVTDGSPVLITGSLYMIGATVQALKDDFDGLAFFRGMEPTTNEHR; via the coding sequence ATGATTCAGAACGGATTGGAATATTTGAATTCCCGCCTCATATTCGGGATGATGCCGGGTCTTGCTTCTACCCGTAAACTTTGCGAAGCTCTCGGAAATCCTCAAAAAAAGTTTAAGACGATACATGTTGTAGGCACGAACGGCAAGGGCTCGACGAGCTATTACTTGTCGGGTGTTTTGCAGGCACACGGTCTCAAGACTGGACTTTATACGAGTCCGCATTTGGTGAGCATGCGTGAACGCATTCGCGTGAACGATTTGCCGATTGACGATGAATCGCTCGACCGTTTGATTATGCAGGTCAAGGCCGCTGCCGAAGAGACTCAAGTGGAACCGACGTTTTTTGAAGTTTTGACGATTGTCGCGTTCCTCTATTACGCTGAACAGAATATTGATGTGGCGGTCTTGGAAGCGGGTATGGGCGGTCGCTTGGATAGCACCGCCGTTGCCGATGGCGAACTGATTGTGCTCACGAGCATCGGGCTGGAGCACACGGAAGTTCTCGGTAGCACGGAATCGGCAATCCTCAAGGAAAAAATGGGTGTGGCGGGTTCTGCACAAAGTATTCTTTCAAATGGCCGTAGCAAGACTTTTGTCTTGGGTGGCTTGAATGATGCATTGATTGCTGAAGCCAAAGTCTTTGCGGCGTCGCATGGTTGCTCTTGTGTCGTCCCTGAAATCCGTAATGATATTGAACTTCCAAATTTAGGACAACATTATATCGAGAACGCAAGCCTTTCTCTTAAGGCGGCGGAATTGTTCTTGAATAAGTTTGATGACTCTCTTGCGCTCAAGACTCTTACGACTCGCTCCTGGGCGGGCCGTATGCAAAAGCTTATCGATGCAAATGGCGTGACGAAGTTTATTCTAGATGGCGCTCACAATTCCCACGCAGTTCGTCGCCTGGTCGAGACGCTTGACAAGTATTACCCGAATCAGAAGTTCCATTGCGTGTTTGGTGCGCTTCGTGACAAGGATGTGGGCGAGATGCTCAAGCTCATGGCTCCGCACGTGAGCGCTTGGCATATCACGCGTACGCCGTACCCGCGATTCCGTGAACTTGAAGACTTGCAGGGTGAACTTGAAAAACTCGGGTTGAATGTTGCAAGTGCGGGTGAGTTTTCCCGCGAGTATCTCAATGAAGTTTGTGCAAGCGTTACGGATGGTTCGCCTGTGCTCATTACGGGTAGCCTTTATATGATCGGGGCTACTGTGCAGGCGCTCAAGGACGATTTTGACGGGCTCGCGTTTTTCCGTGGGATGGAACCTACGACAAACGAACATCGTTAA
- a CDS encoding endonuclease → MKVSASAVALILCVFAAFSFAKVDPEAAPRHYNYRDAGKQMRRIYYGELQETIYCGCRYLDKKHVDFSTCNYKPRENPNRKSLERTKRIEWEHIVTAHNMGKHLPCWRDGGRKNCSANDTTFKIMEGDLHNLYPAIGEVNGDRNNFMFSQWTNNPAPMYGECETIVDFKDKKVQPRKEVRGLIARVHFYMEKTYNINISKQDRKLFEAWDKMYPVTERECERDRRIFKVQGDHNPFVFEKCQDSVDK, encoded by the coding sequence ATGAAAGTTTCAGCAAGCGCTGTCGCTTTGATTCTTTGCGTTTTCGCAGCATTTTCGTTTGCGAAAGTCGACCCCGAGGCCGCACCCCGTCACTACAACTACCGCGATGCGGGCAAGCAAATGAGACGCATCTACTACGGCGAACTCCAGGAGACAATCTACTGCGGTTGCCGCTATCTCGACAAAAAGCACGTGGACTTTAGCACCTGCAACTACAAGCCGCGCGAAAACCCGAACCGTAAAAGCCTTGAACGCACCAAGCGCATCGAGTGGGAACACATCGTGACCGCCCACAACATGGGTAAGCACCTCCCCTGCTGGCGCGACGGCGGTCGCAAGAACTGCAGTGCCAACGACACCACGTTCAAGATCATGGAAGGCGACCTCCACAACCTCTACCCCGCCATCGGCGAAGTGAACGGAGACCGCAACAACTTCATGTTCAGCCAGTGGACGAACAACCCAGCCCCCATGTACGGCGAGTGCGAAACCATCGTCGATTTCAAGGACAAGAAGGTCCAACCCCGCAAAGAAGTCCGAGGCCTGATTGCCCGCGTGCATTTCTACATGGAAAAGACCTACAACATCAACATTTCCAAACAGGACCGCAAGCTTTTTGAAGCTTGGGACAAGATGTACCCCGTCACCGAGCGCGAATGCGAACGAGACCGCCGCATTTTCAAGGTCCAAGGCGACCACAACCCCTTCGTCTTCGAGAAATGCCAAGATTCTGTTGACAAGTAG
- the rpsD gene encoding 30S ribosomal protein S4: MSSFRGPKGKVARSLGVAVSQKTQKALDRRNFAPGQHGQTRKKSASVYKQQLVEKQRLRFTYNISEAQLAKAYKEANRREGSAGDNLMILLETRLDAVVYRMGFARTIFAARQYVAHGHFTVNGVRSFSPSRLIKAGDVIAVREQSKEHVQIKEAIASAAAAPEYLSVDLGKMQGTLVKLPLRDQIPVKLEEQLVVEYYSR, translated from the coding sequence ATGTCCTCCTTCCGCGGACCTAAAGGTAAAGTAGCACGCTCTCTCGGCGTTGCCGTTTCTCAGAAGACTCAAAAGGCTCTCGACCGCCGCAACTTCGCACCTGGCCAGCATGGTCAGACCCGCAAGAAGTCTGCTTCCGTTTACAAGCAGCAGTTGGTCGAAAAGCAGCGTCTTCGTTTCACCTACAACATTTCCGAAGCTCAGCTTGCCAAGGCATACAAGGAAGCTAACCGTCGTGAAGGTTCTGCAGGTGATAACCTGATGATCTTGCTCGAAACACGTCTTGACGCAGTCGTCTACCGCATGGGTTTTGCCCGTACGATCTTCGCTGCTCGTCAGTACGTTGCACACGGTCACTTCACTGTGAACGGTGTTCGTAGCTTCTCTCCGAGCCGCCTCATCAAGGCTGGCGACGTGATCGCTGTTCGTGAACAGTCCAAGGAACACGTGCAGATCAAGGAAGCAATCGCTTCTGCAGCTGCCGCTCCGGAATACTTGTCTGTCGATCTCGGCAAGATGCAGGGTACTCTCGTGAAGCTTCCGCTCCGCGACCAGATCCCGGTCAAGCTCGAAGAACAGCTCGTCGTGGAATACTACTCCAGGTAG
- a CDS encoding glycosyl hydrolase family 8, whose product MRNIFEEIGKTPAEIEAKLNKAFTQLFKGDRENERICFDKGNDMAYIVDIGHNDIRSEGMSYGMTVAALLGKQDLFDKLWKFAKTHMKNTEGDLAGYYSWQVSTADFSMMDPGAAPDGEEYFAAALLYAAKIFKNEQYKRDAVELINDMAHKPQAGDVYTMMDVNAGLVRFSPMKGNDYTDPSYNTVAFYRMYGEASGDAIWNKIADNSVAYLKKACHPVTGLAADYSEFDGTPKKTPWHPESDCFCGDAWRVVWNIGLDAAKLQDKCERADVSEWEVSAVRKILGYLHGRRPYLADMRVDGSAFPREARPATGGLIAMNAASTVALPAGDPLIKPFAEDLWNMEIPTGLWRYYDGLLYMLGLLACSGKFNV is encoded by the coding sequence ATGAGAAACATTTTTGAAGAAATTGGTAAGACTCCCGCCGAAATCGAGGCAAAACTCAATAAGGCTTTCACACAACTGTTCAAAGGCGACCGCGAAAACGAACGCATTTGCTTTGACAAAGGCAATGACATGGCGTACATCGTGGATATCGGCCACAACGACATTCGCTCCGAAGGCATGAGCTACGGCATGACGGTTGCCGCACTCCTCGGCAAGCAGGACCTTTTCGACAAACTCTGGAAATTCGCCAAGACGCACATGAAAAACACCGAAGGCGACCTTGCCGGTTATTACTCCTGGCAAGTCTCGACCGCTGACTTTTCGATGATGGACCCAGGTGCCGCTCCGGATGGCGAAGAATACTTTGCCGCAGCGCTCTTATACGCCGCCAAGATTTTCAAAAACGAACAATACAAGCGCGACGCCGTCGAGCTCATCAACGACATGGCACACAAGCCGCAAGCTGGCGATGTGTACACGATGATGGACGTGAACGCAGGCCTCGTGCGATTCTCCCCCATGAAAGGGAACGATTACACCGACCCAAGCTACAACACGGTCGCGTTCTATAGAATGTACGGTGAAGCCAGCGGCGATGCAATTTGGAACAAGATTGCAGACAACAGCGTTGCCTACTTAAAAAAGGCTTGCCACCCGGTCACGGGACTTGCCGCCGACTACAGTGAATTTGACGGAACACCGAAGAAAACGCCTTGGCACCCGGAAAGCGATTGCTTCTGCGGAGACGCTTGGCGAGTCGTGTGGAACATCGGTCTTGACGCTGCGAAATTGCAAGACAAGTGCGAACGTGCCGACGTGAGCGAATGGGAAGTTTCTGCAGTCCGCAAAATTCTCGGTTACCTCCACGGGCGTCGCCCGTATCTCGCCGACATGCGTGTCGACGGGAGCGCGTTCCCGCGCGAGGCAAGGCCTGCTACGGGCGGCCTGATTGCCATGAACGCAGCATCGACAGTCGCACTCCCCGCAGGCGATCCGCTTATCAAGCCGTTCGCCGAAGACCTCTGGAATATGGAAATCCCGACCGGACTCTGGCGCTACTACGACGGACTCCTGTATATGCTCGGGCTCCTCGCCTGCTCCGGGAAATTCAATGTTTGA
- a CDS encoding GntR family transcriptional regulator: MLIEDVKKSIIDAGFHDGEKMPSVRKMAERLKLSVNTIHKAYKLLAIEGRIQLVHGKGCFWGTAPSFEVKAEESVYSVVERLFQNDLDSGYLNAFDELPSCKELSNRYNVSLYIVKKFLMQKCSQGILRHVGHRFFFSEERPVEKSNFILFVHRSDEFGRLKIESERESDVFRTFAQIAAEQKIAVKFIGYHEASNLFYLSSGETFVVKNDTHCLGVFLSTWLVNDAAKLFAHFASFKNPISVWWEYAPDVIPVIARNKKKWAFYNVAFGKEAGVIVGRYLKSKDMGPVHYLSPYHASFWSKARLQGLLDAGTDVIPLVDERYASPFDLADAAEHEGVERQVLLDNILESLLKNATLDKFVCSNDWVAASLIDYFKAKKLPAPYVVGFDDTIESYRYVFDSFAFNVGTMVKEAIYHIVAPTIYAEQRRQMQTPLGRVVEKH; encoded by the coding sequence TTGCTAATTGAAGATGTAAAAAAATCGATAATCGATGCCGGTTTTCACGATGGCGAAAAGATGCCTTCTGTGCGTAAAATGGCGGAAAGGCTGAAACTTTCTGTCAATACTATTCACAAGGCGTATAAGCTTTTGGCAATCGAAGGACGTATCCAGCTTGTTCATGGCAAGGGATGTTTTTGGGGGACCGCTCCATCGTTCGAGGTGAAGGCCGAGGAGAGTGTCTATTCTGTTGTGGAGCGCCTGTTCCAGAACGATTTGGACAGCGGGTATCTGAATGCCTTTGATGAACTCCCTTCGTGCAAGGAACTTTCGAATCGTTACAATGTTTCGCTTTACATTGTCAAAAAGTTTCTGATGCAAAAGTGTTCGCAAGGAATTTTGCGCCATGTGGGGCATCGCTTTTTCTTTAGCGAAGAACGCCCTGTTGAAAAGTCGAATTTTATTTTATTTGTCCACCGCTCGGATGAATTCGGCCGCTTGAAGATTGAGTCCGAACGCGAATCCGATGTGTTCCGCACGTTTGCGCAGATTGCGGCAGAACAGAAAATTGCGGTGAAGTTTATCGGGTATCACGAAGCTTCGAACCTGTTCTATTTGTCGTCGGGTGAAACGTTTGTTGTAAAGAACGATACTCACTGCTTGGGCGTGTTTCTTTCGACGTGGCTGGTGAATGATGCTGCGAAGTTGTTCGCACATTTTGCTTCGTTCAAAAATCCGATTTCGGTCTGGTGGGAATACGCTCCAGATGTGATTCCGGTGATTGCCCGTAATAAAAAGAAGTGGGCGTTCTACAATGTGGCTTTTGGCAAGGAAGCAGGCGTGATTGTTGGACGTTACCTCAAGAGCAAGGATATGGGGCCGGTTCATTACCTCTCGCCGTACCACGCTAGTTTTTGGTCGAAGGCTCGCTTGCAGGGCTTGTTGGATGCGGGTACGGACGTTATTCCGCTTGTCGATGAACGCTATGCCTCTCCGTTTGACTTGGCAGATGCTGCTGAGCACGAGGGCGTTGAGCGCCAGGTTCTTTTGGACAACATTTTGGAATCGCTTTTGAAGAACGCTACTTTGGATAAATTCGTGTGCTCAAATGACTGGGTGGCGGCTTCGCTGATTGATTACTTCAAGGCGAAAAAGTTACCTGCGCCGTACGTGGTAGGCTTTGACGATACGATTGAAAGTTACCGCTACGTGTTTGATTCGTTTGCATTCAATGTCGGGACGATGGTGAAAGAGGCAATTTACCACATTGTCGCACCGACCATATATGCAGAACAGCGGCGCCAAATGCAGACGCCGCTGGGAAGAGTTGTCGAAAAACACTAA